A genomic stretch from Methylorubrum extorquens includes:
- a CDS encoding protein of unknown function (Evidence 5 : Unknown function) has translation MLKLLNRSKDAPPFLKPYKVNIHVMTIFRIDFC, from the coding sequence ATGCTCAAACTTCTCAATCGCAGCAAAGATGCACCTCCGTTCCTTAAGCCATACAAAGTCAATATTCATGTCATGACAATCTTTCGAATAGATTTCTGCTAG
- a CDS encoding protein of unknown function (Evidence 5 : Unknown function) — protein sequence MGPWWQAAQIFIRWARAGVWERLLDRVQERGVALGMVFLDGSNVRAHQKAAGAAKRMARPVRKWLWIRWSEQSA from the coding sequence TTGGGGCCCTGGTGGCAGGCGGCACAGATCTTCATCCGCTGGGCACGCGCCGGGGTGTGGGAGCGGCTGCTCGATCGCGTGCAGGAGCGCGGCGTCGCGCTGGGCATGGTCTTCCTCGACGGCAGCAACGTGCGGGCGCACCAGAAAGCGGCAGGTGCCGCAAAACGTATGGCCCGCCCCGTCCGCAAGTGGCTCTGGATCCGCTGGTCTGAGCAGTCTGCATAA
- a CDS encoding protein of unknown function (Evidence 5 : Unknown function) → MDDLVQAMGGTGISKSQVSRLCEELDERVNAFLDHPIEDEWLPGGPPDQAPQHQLAGATKRRDRALDRGGQHLPQRDCHHPFRRRDPAGAERRVGRPARPLHDPGKHRLDRRWFPRRTAHPDSLTDPAQPVIVVANDELHHTKGRDCRMAGRSVART, encoded by the coding sequence GTGGACGACCTCGTCCAGGCGATGGGCGGGACCGGCATCTCGAAGAGTCAGGTCTCACGGCTGTGCGAGGAGCTCGACGAGCGGGTCAACGCCTTCCTCGACCACCCCATCGAGGACGAGTGGCTTCCCGGTGGCCCACCGGATCAAGCTCCACAGCACCAACTCGCTGGAGCGACTAAACGGCGAGATCGAGCACTGGACCGAGGTGGTCAGCATCTTCCCCAACGAGACTGCCATCACCCGTTTCGTCGGCGTGATCCTGCTGGAGCAGAACGACGAGTGGGCCGTCCAGCGCGCCCGCTACATGACCCTGGAAAGCATCGCCTCGATCGGCGATGGTTCCCTCGTCGGACTGCCCACCCTGACAGCCTGACTGATCCGGCCCAGCCGGTGATCGTGGTGGCTAACGACGAGCTACACCACACCAAGGGACGCGACTGCCGTATGGCCGGGCGGAGTGTCGCGCGAACGTAG
- a CDS encoding protein of unknown function (Evidence 5 : Unknown function) — translation MDLILGGRCSSVVNIALFLTFVIARASTHTLSNVFSLEQLAQICLT, via the coding sequence GTGGATCTAATCCTGGGAGGGAGATGCAGCAGTGTCGTTAATATCGCCCTCTTCCTCACATTCGTCATTGCGCGAGCCTCTACTCATACCCTCTCGAATGTCTTCAGCCTCGAACAGCTCGCTCAGATCTGTCTGACCTGA
- a CDS encoding protein of unknown function (Evidence 5 : Unknown function): MLMGAPDRMTQINQLELKLSDERNSRQVLIESI, encoded by the coding sequence ATGCTGATGGGTGCCCCCGATCGAATGACGCAAATCAACCAACTCGAGCTCAAACTGTCCGATGAGCGAAATTCCCGGCAAGTCCTTATTGAGTCGATATAG
- a CDS encoding transposase encodes MIADGRGRAVTFRIAPGQAHELPHAIPLLDRLPGVPKWVVGDRGYSSHGFREHIWTTGARPSIPTKRNEEQLACPDWVYNNRNIVERLWARLKEWRAVATRYEKTAVSFAGVLCLAATLDWLR; translated from the coding sequence GTGATCGCCGACGGGAGAGGCCGCGCCGTCACCTTCCGCATCGCTCCGGGGCAGGCCCACGAACTGCCTCACGCCATCCCGCTCCTCGACCGGTTGCCCGGCGTGCCCAAGTGGGTCGTGGGCGACCGCGGCTATTCCAGCCACGGCTTCCGCGAGCACATCTGGACCACCGGTGCACGCCCTTCGATCCCGACCAAGCGCAACGAGGAGCAACTCGCTTGTCCGGATTGGGTCTACAACAACCGCAACATCGTCGAGCGGCTATGGGCGCGCCTCAAGGAGTGGCGCGCCGTCGCCACACGCTACGAGAAGACCGCCGTCAGCTTCGCCGGTGTCCTCTGCCTCGCCGCAACGCTCGATTGGCTCAGGTGA
- a CDS encoding protein of unknown function (Evidence 5 : Unknown function), with protein MGDGRWRVRTQMVISGSTTPAVPDEVSMSLDLVDCRHNRSEVIRLGGDTPGYATAIDDGQGAGFKPALAMFDEYNLWWLVCRDVRHQYRWQ; from the coding sequence ATGGGTGACGGCCGGTGGCGGGTCCGGACTCAGATGGTCATCAGCGGCTCCACCACTCCTGCTGTGCCGGACGAGGTCAGCATGAGTTTGGATCTCGTCGATTGCCGTCACAATCGCTCCGAGGTGATCCGCCTAGGCGGCGATACCCCTGGTTATGCGACCGCCATAGACGACGGGCAGGGGGCCGGCTTCAAGCCGGCGCTCGCGATGTTCGATGAATATAATCTCTGGTGGTTGGTCTGCCGGGATGTTCGGCACCAGTACCGTTGGCAGTAG
- a CDS encoding protein of unknown function (Evidence 5 : Unknown function), whose product MIMMPRRVGPLRMSLSVYFAFYATIVESNPRMID is encoded by the coding sequence ATGATAATGATGCCTCGCCGTGTTGGACCACTGCGAATGAGTCTTTCGGTTTACTTCGCATTTTATGCCACCATCGTTGAGTCTAATCCACGCATGATTGATTGA
- a CDS encoding conserved protein of unknown function (Evidence 4 : Unknown function but conserved in other organisms) — protein MQLPSINMPKWIVAAAKLKGNSFNRIILLGNHPLAEIYSKDCHDMNIDFVWLKERRCIFAAIEKFEHASLLIIFGKDGAAYLRENSLELKAKLLGLPIVEVFDNSWSETGEPFEIKTTPVRIYNDEISHKLLQEMESIILACYPNSFAHRKSNIQ, from the coding sequence ATGCAACTTCCGTCAATAAATATGCCGAAGTGGATTGTTGCTGCAGCCAAGTTGAAGGGTAATTCTTTCAATCGTATTATTCTGCTTGGTAATCATCCTCTAGCAGAAATCTATTCGAAAGATTGTCATGACATGAATATTGACTTTGTATGGCTTAAGGAACGGAGGTGCATCTTTGCTGCGATTGAGAAGTTTGAGCATGCGTCTTTGCTCATTATTTTTGGCAAAGATGGCGCCGCTTATTTGAGGGAAAACTCGCTGGAATTGAAGGCTAAGCTGCTTGGCCTGCCGATCGTGGAAGTGTTTGACAATAGCTGGTCGGAGACTGGTGAGCCATTTGAGATAAAAACTACTCCGGTTCGCATTTACAACGATGAAATCTCACACAAGCTGCTGCAGGAAATGGAATCCATAATACTAGCATGTTACCCCAATTCTTTTGCCCATAGAAAATCAAACATACAGTAA
- a CDS encoding Regulatory protein MerR has translation MREGPPRRRARRAKMGFTIRELSERSGVKVPTIRYYERQGLLPEPEITGSGQRRYGLVDVARLRFVRFGRGLRLEADEIRALIEMVGEGDGEAIVVLAGAVVDRAERLRALSESLRSVSAAIIGGAIDEQGAFGQLVDGSTSTPFLEVVAKGPIADLVPTENDESAAAPTEEMPVDGTSRRMPLKEGAIEASTAVLAEEGVARKAPHPKPVRKRTRAKS, from the coding sequence ATGAGGGAGGGTCCGCCGCGGCGCAGAGCACGGAGGGCAAAAATGGGTTTTACGATCAGGGAGTTGTCGGAACGGTCGGGAGTGAAGGTCCCAACGATCCGCTACTACGAGCGGCAAGGCCTGCTGCCGGAGCCAGAGATCACAGGATCCGGTCAGCGACGCTACGGATTAGTCGACGTAGCTCGGCTTCGATTCGTCCGGTTCGGCCGCGGGCTGCGTCTTGAGGCTGACGAAATCCGAGCGCTGATCGAGATGGTAGGGGAGGGTGACGGCGAGGCTATCGTCGTGCTGGCTGGAGCGGTCGTAGACCGGGCGGAGCGGCTGCGCGCGCTGAGTGAATCCCTGCGATCGGTATCGGCAGCGATCATAGGCGGGGCGATCGACGAGCAGGGCGCATTCGGCCAGCTCGTCGATGGTAGTACGAGCACTCCGTTCCTCGAGGTGGTAGCGAAAGGACCAATTGCGGATTTAGTACCAACAGAGAACGATGAGTCTGCAGCGGCGCCGACGGAGGAGATGCCCGTGGACGGCACCTCGAGAAGGATGCCACTAAAGGAAGGGGCTATCGAGGCTTCGACCGCTGTGCTGGCCGAAGAGGGCGTTGCGCGGAAGGCGCCGCATCCGAAGCCAGTTCGTAAACGTACCCGCGCAAAGTCCTGA
- a CDS encoding conserved protein of unknown function (Evidence 4 : Unknown function but conserved in other organisms) — translation MRSKPKDSFAVVQHGEASLSSDSIEQDGVEISTAVADATEAVAFIAEAAFSENDTRIRGSSVSTDVHTYEFSNIASVEAYFRAALSSSQAEVVAEKSITAETLPIRVTSGFASKGRSSFKELRAQAAEREQAAEAGCNERRQRKPAKQKRVIAALRAQVENDPQYKSACEEAKRVQQRYAAALKSQSDSSPVARRSLTEVENAANFAQDFYLVNLAAIATRIERCGSEDAFACGSDYCPHCRKRFGARLLEDTQVQLSRRYGQDLEQARNELVHVTILNDIVIPDPDLDRDYLANFSASTIRRDHRELLAYLKRWQSDRRSAMSHLLAKRKLSMELIEDWMTAENRDRRFYSADNLYADAIQLVRFNELIESAHRKFKRKRDWLKNPPNDFVSWRAAEDVDPYMWQLRKAQTLSRDDIFKLAHGLQCLDRQFEGLTKTNFPERLKFKSSIEKVMRRERSKLYRLNKDLPGISLIGQFELELVDLRHSIGGTHQHRTKSQTLRALASQPRKPLKPRKSDEPPSAEAERRRIKQTAKARLLDEARERITGNRELPESDFPGLQFAVLLHIHAFVDLNGHSRDDLERWLSGKQVGTRKFKGFWRLPYQVMVKKLFEAKPINDSLRDISFYPFKGPTTFNYENTAPKHDEDLPDEDPANFSDEALALLAWLQVGIGHESLRLSINWPSVDRERRGRKPNKTVIPKVTEEEFYEEIEPMLAERGLSLPTEPSGQTDLSELFEAEDIREGMSRGSRNDECEEEGDINDTAASPSQD, via the coding sequence ATGCGAAGTAAACCGAAAGACTCATTCGCAGTGGTCCAACACGGCGAGGCATCATTATCATCGGACAGCATCGAACAAGATGGAGTCGAAATCAGTACGGCTGTGGCCGATGCAACCGAAGCTGTAGCGTTTATCGCAGAAGCAGCATTCTCAGAGAATGACACAAGGATACGCGGCAGCTCCGTATCGACTGACGTGCACACCTACGAATTCTCAAATATTGCAAGCGTAGAAGCCTATTTTCGTGCGGCGCTATCTTCATCACAGGCAGAAGTCGTGGCCGAAAAATCGATCACGGCAGAAACTCTGCCTATCAGAGTAACTAGTGGGTTTGCTTCGAAGGGCAGATCCTCCTTCAAGGAATTACGAGCTCAAGCCGCCGAACGCGAGCAAGCGGCTGAAGCGGGGTGTAATGAACGCCGGCAACGCAAGCCAGCGAAGCAGAAGCGCGTCATTGCCGCCTTGCGAGCCCAAGTGGAAAATGATCCGCAATACAAATCAGCATGTGAGGAGGCGAAGCGGGTGCAGCAGCGCTACGCTGCCGCGCTTAAATCACAGTCTGACAGCTCGCCGGTAGCGCGTCGCTCCCTTACGGAAGTCGAGAATGCTGCAAATTTCGCCCAAGATTTCTACCTTGTGAATCTCGCGGCGATAGCAACCCGGATAGAACGGTGTGGCTCTGAGGACGCCTTCGCTTGCGGCTCGGACTATTGCCCACACTGCAGAAAACGCTTCGGCGCCAGGCTCCTCGAAGATACGCAGGTGCAACTATCGCGTCGTTACGGTCAGGATTTGGAACAAGCTCGCAACGAGCTTGTTCATGTTACCATCCTCAATGACATCGTGATCCCGGATCCGGACCTTGATAGAGATTACCTGGCGAATTTCTCCGCTTCTACAATCCGCCGTGACCATCGTGAGCTGCTAGCTTACTTGAAGAGGTGGCAGTCTGATCGCCGCAGCGCGATGTCTCACTTGCTTGCTAAGCGAAAGCTGAGCATGGAGCTTATCGAAGATTGGATGACGGCAGAAAATCGGGACAGACGGTTCTATAGTGCTGATAATCTGTACGCAGACGCTATTCAGCTCGTTAGATTCAACGAGTTAATCGAAAGCGCGCACCGTAAGTTCAAAAGAAAGCGGGACTGGCTTAAAAATCCGCCGAATGATTTTGTCTCTTGGCGCGCTGCTGAAGATGTGGATCCCTATATGTGGCAGCTAAGAAAGGCTCAGACTCTCAGCAGAGACGACATATTCAAGCTCGCGCACGGACTACAATGCCTCGACCGGCAATTCGAAGGTCTCACGAAAACTAATTTCCCCGAAAGGCTTAAGTTTAAGAGTTCGATTGAGAAGGTAATGAGGAGGGAGCGAAGTAAGCTATATCGACTCAATAAGGACTTGCCGGGAATTTCGCTCATCGGACAGTTTGAGCTCGAGTTGGTTGATTTGCGTCATTCGATCGGGGGCACCCATCAGCATCGGACCAAATCGCAGACGTTGCGAGCGCTCGCATCGCAGCCCCGAAAGCCATTAAAGCCGCGAAAATCAGACGAGCCACCTTCAGCTGAGGCAGAGCGCCGTCGGATAAAGCAGACCGCAAAAGCTCGGCTACTCGACGAAGCACGCGAACGGATTACAGGAAATCGCGAACTGCCTGAAAGCGACTTTCCCGGCCTGCAGTTTGCTGTCCTTCTGCATATCCACGCGTTCGTAGACCTAAACGGTCACTCTCGAGATGACCTCGAACGATGGTTGTCTGGCAAGCAGGTCGGAACACGGAAGTTCAAAGGTTTCTGGAGGCTCCCATATCAGGTGATGGTGAAGAAGTTATTCGAAGCTAAGCCTATCAACGATAGCCTTCGGGATATCAGCTTCTACCCCTTTAAGGGTCCAACGACTTTCAATTACGAAAACACGGCTCCAAAGCACGATGAGGATCTGCCAGATGAGGATCCTGCCAACTTTTCCGATGAAGCGCTCGCGCTGCTCGCATGGCTGCAGGTCGGGATCGGGCACGAGAGTCTAAGGCTTTCGATCAACTGGCCGAGCGTGGACCGAGAGCGTCGTGGCCGGAAGCCGAACAAGACCGTCATCCCAAAAGTGACTGAGGAAGAGTTCTACGAGGAGATCGAGCCGATGCTGGCTGAGCGGGGGCTGAGCCTTCCCACAGAACCTTCAGGTCAGACAGATCTGAGCGAGCTGTTCGAGGCTGAAGACATTCGAGAGGGTATGAGTAGAGGCTCGCGCAATGACGAATGTGAGGAAGAGGGCGATATTAACGACACTGCTGCATCTCCCTCCCAGGATTAG
- a CDS encoding transposase, translated as MTIAVLGIDLGKNSCSLVGLDGTGRVVLRRRMRRETVIAFSAKLPGCVVAMEACCGAHHMGRALVEQGHTVRLMSPEYVRPYVKAQKNDDRDAEAIAEAATRPTMRFVALKSEAQLDVQTLHRVRDQLVGERTALMNQVRAILLERGYVVAQGRAKLAACLTELLDTEAGSSLTARMRTLVAELRERWQSLDRRIAALDAEFAEQARTDENARRLTTIPGIGALNATALVAAIGDVATFARGRDLAAWLGLVPRQVTTGGKPKLVGITKRGSKYLRKTLIQGARAAMPTLRQGDTRLGQWLRGLLARAHTNTAVVALAAKMARIVWALLRHGRVYEATAVAA; from the coding sequence ATGACGATCGCGGTGCTGGGGATCGATCTGGGCAAGAACAGCTGCAGCCTGGTCGGGCTGGACGGGACTGGGCGGGTCGTGCTGCGCCGCCGGATGCGGCGCGAGACGGTGATCGCCTTCAGCGCGAAGTTGCCGGGGTGCGTCGTGGCAATGGAGGCGTGCTGCGGTGCGCACCACATGGGCCGAGCCCTCGTGGAGCAGGGGCACACGGTCCGACTGATGTCGCCGGAATACGTGCGCCCGTACGTCAAGGCGCAGAAGAACGACGACCGCGACGCCGAAGCCATCGCCGAGGCGGCCACCCGCCCAACGATGCGGTTCGTGGCGCTCAAATCCGAGGCGCAGCTCGACGTGCAGACCCTGCACCGGGTCCGCGACCAGCTCGTGGGCGAGCGCACGGCGCTGATGAACCAGGTCCGCGCCATCCTTCTGGAGCGCGGCTATGTCGTAGCGCAGGGGCGGGCCAAGCTGGCTGCCTGTCTAACCGAGTTACTCGACACGGAGGCGGGCTCCTCCCTCACAGCGCGCATGCGCACCCTTGTGGCGGAGCTGCGCGAGCGCTGGCAGAGCCTCGACCGGCGCATCGCCGCGCTGGATGCCGAGTTCGCCGAGCAGGCGCGCACGGACGAGAACGCGCGGCGGCTGACGACCATCCCGGGCATCGGCGCGCTCAACGCGACCGCGCTGGTTGCGGCCATCGGCGACGTGGCCACCTTCGCGCGCGGGCGCGACCTGGCAGCCTGGCTCGGCCTCGTACCGCGGCAGGTCACGACCGGAGGGAAGCCCAAGCTCGTCGGCATCACCAAGCGCGGCAGCAAGTACCTGCGCAAGACGCTCATCCAGGGCGCCCGGGCCGCGATGCCGACGCTCCGGCAGGGTGACACGCGGCTCGGGCAGTGGCTGCGCGGGTTGCTGGCGCGAGCGCACACCAACACGGCGGTGGTGGCCTTGGCAGCCAAGATGGCGCGCATCGTCTGGGCGCTGCTGCGCCACGGGCGCGTCTACGAGGCAACGGCCGTAGCCGCCTGA
- a CDS encoding transposase (fragment) produces MTDEMMALGGLMEKSADTDLLREMIGFAAERLIELAVGGLTGSAHGEKSPKRLVQRNGYRDRDWQTKAGTVELRIPKLRKGSYFPGFLEPRRMTEKALTALTQEAYI; encoded by the coding sequence ATGACAGACGAGATGATGGCTCTGGGTGGGCTGATGGAGAAGAGTGCCGACACCGATCTGCTGCGCGAGATGATCGGTTTTGCCGCCGAGCGGCTGATAGAGTTGGCGGTAGGCGGCCTGACCGGGTCCGCTCACGGCGAGAAGAGCCCGAAGCGTCTGGTCCAGCGTAACGGCTATCGCGACCGGGACTGGCAGACGAAGGCCGGCACGGTCGAGCTGCGCATCCCGAAGCTGCGCAAGGGCTCGTACTTCCCCGGCTTCCTAGAGCCGCGGCGCATGACCGAGAAAGCGCTTACGGCCCTGACCCAAGAGGCCTACATCTAG
- a CDS encoding putative TRAP-type uncharacterized transport system periplasmic component-like protein (Evidence 3 : Putative function from multiple computational evidences), translated as MRLWLKVVATLGLLGAVAVAGAYPLTRYPSLISARYTLTLATGPIGSDGQKVLAAFIRDLSAEHPLVRLVPVPTESLAQSAKSLIDGRVDLAVVRSDDEAAAHGRTIFVLRQDGVAVLLPPEAKIENVSELVGMKLAVAKGFDPGLLKALTAFYGLREADLIEMPSAEFGSALKARRVAAALVTGSLGPGPIPDAFAGIRKSFKAKPSYLDIAEADAIAARWPSYQSVQIKQGTFGGTPTEPAETINTFAVRILLVSRASLPDRVAGELTRLLMTTKAKLVTVLPAASQMEPPDTERSSLLPVHPGTLAYLNGEQESLLDQTVNYYWLAVMVFAVLAPVVGWVASRNTLRRSNEARAKLRRVVELMHLAKAGSADQLATADVELERMTEWLFERLAAGDIERDHFQLIEPIISQLRVTIEKRLGDLAAAEATPKFERKQGLA; from the coding sequence ATGAGGCTCTGGCTCAAGGTCGTCGCGACACTGGGCCTCCTCGGCGCGGTGGCGGTAGCCGGCGCATACCCCCTGACGCGCTACCCGTCGCTGATCTCCGCTAGATACACGTTGACGTTGGCGACCGGCCCGATCGGGAGCGACGGACAGAAGGTGCTCGCCGCGTTCATCCGCGATCTTTCTGCGGAGCACCCCCTCGTGCGCCTCGTTCCTGTGCCGACGGAGAGTCTGGCCCAGAGCGCCAAGTCCCTCATCGACGGCCGGGTCGATCTCGCCGTCGTGAGGAGCGACGACGAGGCGGCGGCGCACGGACGAACGATCTTCGTGCTGCGGCAGGACGGGGTCGCCGTCCTTCTGCCACCGGAAGCGAAGATCGAGAACGTGAGCGAGCTCGTGGGCATGAAGCTCGCCGTGGCTAAGGGGTTCGATCCCGGCCTGCTCAAAGCCCTCACCGCGTTCTATGGCCTGCGCGAGGCGGACCTGATCGAGATGCCGTCGGCGGAATTCGGGTCTGCGTTGAAGGCGAGGCGCGTCGCCGCCGCGCTCGTCACCGGGTCGCTGGGGCCAGGGCCGATCCCGGACGCCTTCGCCGGCATCCGGAAGAGCTTCAAGGCCAAGCCGTCATACTTGGACATCGCGGAAGCGGATGCTATCGCCGCCCGGTGGCCGTCCTACCAATCGGTCCAGATCAAACAGGGGACCTTCGGGGGAACGCCGACCGAACCCGCGGAAACGATCAACACCTTCGCCGTCCGCATCCTGCTCGTCTCCCGCGCCTCGTTGCCCGATCGCGTGGCAGGCGAACTTACGCGGCTGCTGATGACGACGAAGGCGAAGCTCGTCACCGTCTTGCCGGCAGCAAGCCAGATGGAGCCTCCCGACACCGAGAGGTCCTCGCTGCTCCCGGTCCATCCTGGGACGCTGGCCTACCTGAACGGCGAGCAGGAGAGCCTGCTCGACCAGACGGTCAACTACTACTGGCTTGCCGTCATGGTCTTCGCCGTCCTCGCTCCTGTCGTTGGCTGGGTCGCCTCCCGGAACACGCTGCGCCGCAGCAACGAGGCCCGGGCGAAACTTCGTCGGGTGGTTGAGCTCATGCACCTAGCCAAGGCTGGCTCGGCCGATCAGCTGGCCACCGCCGACGTGGAGCTTGAACGCATGACGGAGTGGCTCTTCGAGAGGCTCGCCGCGGGCGATATCGAGCGGGATCATTTCCAGCTTATCGAGCCGATCATCTCGCAATTGCGCGTGACCATCGAGAAGCGCCTCGGCGACCTTGCCGCCGCCGAAGCCACTCCGAAGTTCGAGCGCAAACAGGGTCTTGCGTAA
- a CDS encoding protein of unknown function (Evidence 5 : Unknown function): protein MCSAKTADVFHPQNETTSELYTMAIMPRRNTSADFVSKRTLVIPNAPVRYCLDQCE, encoded by the coding sequence TTGTGCTCCGCAAAGACAGCGGACGTTTTCCACCCGCAAAATGAGACTACAAGCGAACTTTATACAATGGCAATCATGCCTCGCCGCAACACATCTGCGGATTTTGTCTCGAAGCGGACCCTCGTGATACCCAATGCACCCGTAAGATACTGTTTGGACCAGTGCGAATGA
- a CDS encoding Ribonuclease H yields the protein MRIVVYADGGCEPNPGTGGWGAVISGTDGAIELYGGELATTNNRMELTAAIRALEHFHDGAQVEMRCDSQYVVKSITEWMPGWKARGWRTSKGLVQNLDLMQRLDELNSLHDVCWIWVRGHSGDPRNERADRLAAQGRREVLR from the coding sequence ATGCGAATAGTCGTTTATGCCGATGGCGGATGTGAGCCGAATCCGGGCACGGGAGGGTGGGGCGCCGTGATCTCAGGGACAGATGGTGCCATTGAGCTTTACGGGGGCGAACTCGCCACAACGAACAACCGCATGGAACTGACTGCGGCGATACGAGCGTTGGAACACTTCCATGACGGCGCGCAGGTCGAGATGCGTTGCGACAGCCAGTACGTGGTCAAATCGATCACCGAATGGATGCCGGGATGGAAGGCAAGGGGTTGGCGAACCTCGAAAGGCTTGGTGCAGAACCTCGACTTAATGCAACGCTTGGACGAGCTTAACAGTCTACATGACGTGTGCTGGATCTGGGTTCGTGGTCACAGCGGAGATCCGCGGAATGAGCGCGCAGATCGTCTTGCGGCGCAGGGACGGCGAGAAGTGCTCAGATAG
- a CDS encoding putative transmembrane protein (Evidence 3 : Putative function from multiple computational evidences), producing the protein MTGCFALVEALEWDATFLAPLLAAQMLVKLQRPPSLRQGITMLVLIGLSTGVVLLMTAAFIRDPAVLVLALALVNYLAFYAHRRGAPDLATFLPQIAAVTLPVIAVLSPDGAGKFSAALLSAGLVALLAVWAAHAVFPAPSAAEMGAAAGGQRTDPVTAARHALLDTLVLLPVLAWFILDASEVAVVVLIVILTLLRQHDAGQGQRAALGLILGNLIGGLAAAFVYNLILLSNTLAFSVAVCLAASLMFASRIVTSGDRAPVYVIAFATFILLLGLGLTPLPGGSGEAFVSRLLNVLLASAYAIGALSLVERWRIQSLPDPLVRAGAR; encoded by the coding sequence GTGACCGGGTGCTTCGCGCTCGTCGAGGCGCTTGAGTGGGACGCCACCTTCCTGGCACCGCTCCTCGCGGCGCAGATGCTCGTCAAGCTCCAGCGCCCGCCGAGCTTGCGGCAGGGCATCACCATGCTCGTCCTGATCGGCTTGTCGACGGGCGTGGTGCTCCTGATGACGGCCGCCTTCATCCGCGATCCCGCCGTGCTCGTTCTGGCGCTGGCCCTCGTGAACTACCTCGCCTTCTACGCCCATCGGCGCGGTGCGCCGGATCTCGCGACGTTTCTTCCCCAGATCGCGGCCGTCACCCTGCCGGTGATCGCGGTGCTGTCACCCGACGGTGCCGGGAAGTTCTCTGCCGCGCTGCTGTCGGCCGGTCTCGTCGCGCTGCTGGCGGTATGGGCGGCGCATGCAGTCTTTCCGGCTCCTTCGGCAGCAGAGATGGGGGCAGCAGCGGGAGGGCAGCGCACGGACCCCGTGACGGCTGCGCGCCACGCCCTCCTCGACACCCTCGTCCTGCTTCCGGTCCTGGCGTGGTTTATTCTCGACGCGAGCGAGGTTGCGGTCGTCGTCCTGATCGTGATCTTGACCCTGCTGCGCCAGCACGATGCCGGGCAGGGACAGCGGGCCGCGCTCGGCTTGATCCTCGGCAACCTGATCGGCGGCCTCGCGGCTGCATTCGTCTACAACCTCATCCTCCTGAGCAACACGCTCGCGTTCTCCGTCGCAGTCTGCCTCGCGGCGAGCCTGATGTTCGCGAGCCGCATCGTGACGTCGGGCGACCGGGCCCCCGTCTATGTGATCGCGTTCGCGACCTTCATCCTGCTGCTGGGGCTCGGCCTGACGCCGCTGCCGGGCGGGAGCGGGGAAGCGTTCGTGAGCCGCTTGCTCAACGTGCTCCTCGCCTCGGCCTATGCGATTGGCGCCCTCTCTCTCGTGGAGCGTTGGCGCATCCAATCGCTCCCTGACCCGCTCGTCAGGGCAGGCGCGCGATGA
- a CDS encoding protein of unknown function (Evidence 5 : Unknown function) produces MAHRIKLHSTNSLERLNGEIEHWTEVVSIFPNETAITRFVGVILLEQNDEWAVQRARYMTLESIASIGDGSLVGLPTLTA; encoded by the coding sequence GTGGCCCACCGGATCAAGCTCCACAGCACCAACTCGCTGGAGCGACTAAACGGCGAGATCGAGCACTGGACCGAGGTGGTCAGCATCTTCCCCAACGAGACTGCCATCACCCGTTTCGTCGGCGTGATCCTGCTGGAGCAGAACGACGAGTGGGCCGTCCAGCGCGCCCGCTACATGACCCTGGAAAGCATCGCCTCGATCGGCGATGGTTCCCTCGTCGGACTGCCCACCCTGACAGCCTGA